Proteins encoded together in one Papaver somniferum cultivar HN1 unplaced genomic scaffold, ASM357369v1 unplaced-scaffold_117, whole genome shotgun sequence window:
- the LOC113330140 gene encoding putative disease resistance protein RGA3, producing the protein MEDILMSGATGILKKLVGVVSEDIGSALGVKDDLKKLQSTLEMILAVIADAEKRQGKEELVRLWLRRLKDIAYDADDVIDEFSYENMRRCEKKDNSKQKVFNLTTSSSKLPLAFRLKMGKKIKEINKKLDEITKDMGRFQLEFTTPIPDGESTDQLDRQDTSHVNESEIVGREDDESRITKLLITHTTSSSSSSSTSSFTNPNQYPEHISVISIVGMGGLGKTTLAQLAYKNELVNKVFKLAMWVHVSEIFDIEIILVNIMESITKTKFHKPSNFHVLVNIVQKQLNGKRYLLVLDDLWNEDSEQWSSLMSVLLVGAPGSKILITTRNDQVASVVRGSIPPYNLKQLEDDECWSIIQTKAFSPGGALDAPKMTDIGKEIAKKCCGLPLAAKFLGGLMRLNNKESDWISIKDDDTWNTSDSKRKILPVLKLSYNYLPSHLKQCFSYCSIFPKNWEISKETLVHLWMAEGFLKESGTRNKRSIEDHGRDYFESLARSSFFHNFKKNAVDDIKTCKMHDLVHDLAQDVFGENEMLSLKASKSADVSKVFRLRLDLDEEISTTFLKSLSYAKKLRTLFIPEGSKLDPSIFSENKRLRILHVGRSPDHTYPGPKWRPLSVLKHLRYLRLTSLDLSELETDKSINKLYNLESLVLNDMGIGVQILLTNIQSLEKLRYLEVSDTDMVELPDSVTSLYNLQTLDLNNCALKFIPDSISGLKNLRFLNLSSNPIEELPVSVITLTNLEALNVSFCKNLKALPEYVSGLKNLRGFDFRMCPLLEALPEDFGNLSQLRYLNLNGTHINVLPESCANLNNLEFIDLYQCELPRNVKHLTKLRKFMHDWCDPPAVLGLGKLVCLQKLVYSVPETPISEPECNVGIEELGNLNFLEMLRIGNLQNVKDPIAADRADLKGKQNLLRLFLNFGEKRKKMKINLGNHLPVFEALKPPTSLRSLHIEYFMGCDLPAWMCVPNGLENLVELKLINCKGIKQLPASIGKLPCLGHLDLTGMSSLKSLDISGFATLIDLLLTDMFRLEELSYSYPCLQYLKIRGCKRLTEIPSFPSLWYLELEKVDHKLICSVGRSQTTLTDLCIQNGEDLIYFPISILQNNCKLQSLGIKECNQLEGFCVSDDDNGENMVALCGPELYSGSLQKLGLFNCPLLKFLPNLRGWTSLQELNILDCPQVKESLNYDLKSLSFLQELAVDFI; encoded by the coding sequence ATGGAAGACATTCTTATGAGTGGTGCCACAGGAATCCTAAAAAAGCTGGTGGGTGTTGTTTCCGAAGATATTGGTTCAGCTTTGGGGGTCAAAGATGATTTGAAGAAGCTTCAAAGTACCTTGGAAATGATTCTTGCTGTGATTGCAGACGCAGAGAAGAGGCAAGGGAAGGAAGAACTTGTAAGACTCTGGCTGAGAAGGCTCAAGGATATTGCTTATGACGCTGATGACGTGATTGATGAGTTCTCCTACGAGAACATGCGTCGCTGTGAGAAAAAAGACAACTCGAAGCAGAAGGTATTCAATCTCACTACATCTTCTTCAAAACTTCCACTTGCTTTTCGTCTGAAAATGGGtaaaaaaatcaaagagattaACAAAAAATTAGATGAAATTACCAAAGATATGGGTAGGTTTCAGTTGGAATTTACTACACCTATTCCTGATGGTGAAAGTACTGACCAACTGGACCGGCAAGACACGTCACATGTTAATGAGTCAGAAATTGTAGGAAGGGAGGATGATGAATCCCGCATAACAAAACTTTTAATAACCCATaccacatcttcttcttcatcatcatcaacatcatctttCACCAATCCTAATCAATATCCTGAACACATTTCTGTAATATCCATAGTGGGTATGGGTGGGCTGGGTAAGACAACACTTGCACAGCTCGCTTACAAAAACGAGTTGGTAAACAAAGTGTTTAAGTTAGCAATGTGGGTCCATGTCTCAGAAatttttgatattgaaatcatctTAGTAAACATCATGGAGTCCATTACTAAAACCAAGTTCCATAAGCCTTCAAATTTTCATGTATTAGTaaatatagttcaaaaacaattaAATGGGAAAAGATATTTGCTAGTACTAGACGACTTGTGGAATGAGGATTCAGAGCAATGGAGTAGCCTCATGTCTGTGTTGCTCGTTGGTGCTCCAgggagtaaaatattaattactaCACGTAATGACCAAGTTGCATCTGTTGTAAGGGGGAGTATTCCTCCTTACAATTTGAAACAATTAGAAGATGATGAATGTTGGTCTATCATTCAGACAAAAGCCTTTTCTCCTGGTGGAGCATTAGATGCTCCAAAAATGACAGACATAGGAAAAGAAATTGCAAAAAAATGTTGTGGTTTACCGCTTGCAGCAAAATTTCTTGGAGGTCTAATGCGCTTAAATAATAAAGAAAGTGATTGGATATCAATTAAGGACGATGATACCTGGAATACTTCAGATAGCAAAAGAAAAATCCTACCGGTATTAAAACTGAGTTATAATTACTTGCCATCTCACTTGAAACAATGTTTCTCTTATTGCTCAATCTTTCCCAAGAATTGGGAGATTAGTAAAGAAACTTTGGTTCATCTTTGGATGGCAGAAGGATTTCTCAAAGAATCTGGCACAAGAAACAAAAGATCAATTGAAGACCATGGACGTGATTATTTCGAAAGTCTTGCGAGGAGCTCCTTTTTTCATAATTTCAAGAAGAATGCAGTGGACGACATTAAAACATGCAAGATGCATGATCTTGTGCACGATCTTGCGCAAGatgtttttggggaaaatgaaATGTTATCTCTCAAGGCAAGTAAATCTGCAGATGTTTCTAAAGTTTTTCGATTACGGTTGGATTTGGATGAAGAAATATCAACAACATTTTTGAAAAGCTTAAGTTACGCGAAGAAGTTGCGGACACTTTTTATCCCTGAAGGTTCGAAGCTGGATCCTTCTATCTTCTCAGAAAATAAACGCTTGCGTATCTTACATGTGGGTCGCTCACCAGATCATACTTATCCAGGACCAAAGTGGCGTCCTTTGAGTGTGCTAAAACATTTAAGGTACCTCCGTCTTACCTCTCTTGATCTTAGTGAATTAGAAACTGATAAGTCCATCAATAAACTTTATAATTTGGAGTCATTAGTATTGAATGACATGGGTATTGGTGTTCAAATTCTTCTTACAAACATTCAGTCATTAGAAAAATTAAGATATCTTGAAGTCTCCGATACGGACATGGTAGAACTACCCGACTCTGTCACAAGTCTTTATAATTTGCAGACATTAGATCTCAATAATTGCGCATTAAAATTCATTCCTGATTCGATTTCTGGTTTGAAAAATCTAAGATTCCTAAATTTGTCATCCAACCCAATTGAAGAATTACCTGTTTCTGTCATCACCCTTACCAATTTGGAAGCGTTAAATGTCAGTTTCTGCAAAAATCTTAAAGCCTTACCAGAGTATGTGTCTGGTCTTAAGAATTTGCGAGGTTTTGATTTCAGAATGTGTCCCTTACTTGAAGCATTACCCGAAGATTTTGGAAATTTATCTCAGTTAAGATACCTTAACTTAAATGGTACTCATATCAATGTGTTACCTGAGTCTTGTGCTAACCTCAACAATCTTGAGTTTATAGATCTTTACCAGTGTGAGCTTCCTAGAAATGTCAAACATTTGACAAAACTTAGAAAATTTATGCACGATTGGTGTGACCCACCAGCGGTATTGGGTTTGGGAAAACTAGTTTGCCTTCAAAAGTTGGTTTACTCGGTGCCAGAAACACCAATTAGTGAACCCGAATGTAACGTTGGTATCGAAGAGTTAGGAAACCTAAACTTTCTCGAGATGCTTCGTATCGGAAATCTTCAGAACGTGAAAGATCCAATTGCTGCCGACAGAGCAGATTTAAAAGGAAAACAGAATCTtcttagattgtttctaaactTTGGtgaaaagaggaaaaaaatgaaaatcaaccTGGGTAATCATCTTCCAGTATTTGAAGCTCTCAAACCTCCCACGAGTTTGAGAAGCTTGCATATTGAGTACTTCATGGGGTGTGACCTCCCGGCATGGATGTGTGTTCCAAATGGTCTTGAAAATTTGGTAGAGTTGAAACTTATAAATTGCAAAGGAATTAAACAACTTCCAGCATCTATTGGGAAGCTCCCATGTCTCGGGCATCTTGATCTTACTGGAATGTCGTCTTTGAAGAGTTTAGATATTAGCGGATTTGCTACGTTAATAGATCTTCTTCTTACTGATATGTTCCGTCTTGAAGAATTGAGTTATTCATATCCTTGTCTTCAGTATCTGAAGATTCGTGGCTGCAAACGTTTAACAGAAATCCCTTCGTTTCCTTCTTTATGGTATTTGGAATTAGAAAAGGTCGACCACAAGTTAATATGCTCAGTTGGGAGAAGCCAGACAACTCTCACGGATCTTTGTATTCAAAATGGTGAGGATCTTATATACTTCCCAATAAGCATACTCCAAAACAATTGTAAACTTCAATCTCTGGGAATTAAAgagtgcaatcagttggaaggcTTCTGTGTAAGTGATGATGATAATGGGGAGAACATGGTTGCTCTGTGTGGCCCTGAACTCTACAGTGGCTCTCTTCAGAAATTGGGTTTATTCAATTGCCCACTTCTTAAGTTTCTCCCaaatttacgaggatggactTCTCTTCAAGAATTAAACATCTTAGATTGCCCACAAGTGAAGGAGTCTTTAAACTATGATCTCAAAAGTCTCTCCTTTCTTCAAGAACTTGCGGTTGATTTTATCTAA